A region of Scleropages formosus chromosome 2, fSclFor1.1, whole genome shotgun sequence DNA encodes the following proteins:
- the cdk11b gene encoding cyclin-dependent kinase 11B isoform X2, whose product MGDEKDTWKVKTLDEILQEKKRRKELEEKTDPKRQKTADDREAKRDTPEEGELRDNRMEITIRNSPYVREDSTEDRGEEDESLAIKPPQQMARKDKSHHRKEEKRKDKRRHRSHSAEGGKHMRSKEKEKERENERRKRQREEQDKARRDWERQKRRELARAHSRRERPPDRRPPSPPPSATRRDRLEQLERQRERERKLREQQQKEQRELKERERRVEERRKEREARREAPSHHRGALDEYSEKSRQSHRSRSPIRPLRERPEHMDSRRPVREEKPEDRDLLSDLQDISDSERKTSTAASSSGSGSGSEEEEEEDEEEAEEEDDEEEESSSHSEGEEEESASNSGGSMQSADDVSEEEHSEENYEDDRENGNHVPAVPESRFDHDSEESVDEEEVEDGDVTPQSHSRSATPEENYIPDSPPISPVELKKELPKYLPAFQGCRSVEEFQCLNRIEEGTYGVVYRAKDKKTDEIVALKRLKMEKEKEGFPITSLREINTILKAQHPNIVTVREIVVGSNMDKIYIVMNYVEHDLKSLMETMKQPFLPGQGEVKTLMIQLLRGVRHLHDNWILHRDLKTSNLLLSHKGILKVGDFGLAREYGSPLKPYTPVVVTLWYRAPELLLGAKEYSTAVDMWSVGCIFGELLTQKPLFPGKSEIDQINKIFKDLGSPSEKIWPGYNELPALKKMSFTEYPYNNLRKRFGALLSDLGFDLMNKFLTYCPSKRISAEEALKHEYFRETPLPIEPSMFPTWPAKSEQQRVKRGTSPKPPEGGLGYSQLGDDDLKETGFHLTTTNQGASAAGPGFSLKF is encoded by the exons ATGGGGGACGAGAAGGACACGTGGAAGGTGAAGACGCTGGATGAGATTCTTCAAGAAAAGAAACGCAGGAAAGAGCTGGAAGAAAAGACAGACCCCAAGCGCCAAAAAACC GCTGATGACCGGGAAGCCAAGCGTGACACCCCAGAGGAAGGAGAGTTGCGGGACAACAGGATGGAAATAACAATCCGGAACTCTCCATACGTGCGCGAGGACTCCACGGAAGACAG AGGGGAAGAGGACGAATCCCTGGCCATCAAACCCCCGCAGCAGATGGCGAGAAAAGACAAATCGCAccacaggaaggaggagaagaggaaggacaaGAGGAGGCATCGCAGTCATTCTGCAGAAGGCG GGAAGCACATGCGCtcaaaggagaaggagaaagagcgGGAGAATGAGCGACGCAAGCGGCAGCGTGAGGAGCAGGACAAGGCACGCCGAGATTGGGAGCGTCAGAAGCGACGGGAGCTGGCCCGGGCACACTCGCGCAGAGAGAG ACCCCCTGACAGGCGTCCCCCGTCTCCTCCTCCATCCGCGACGCGCAGGGACCGCTTAGAGCAGTTGGAGCGGCAGCGGGAGCGAGAACGCAAGCtcagggagcagcagcagaaagagcagCGGGAGCTAAAGGAGCGCGAGCGCAGGGTTGAAGAGCGCCGCAAGGAACGCGAAGCACGCAGGGAAG CACCATCCCACCACCGGGGAGCGCTGGACGAATACAGTGAGAAGTCGAGACAAAGCCACCGCAGCCGAAGTCCCATCAGGCCTCTGCGTGAGCGGCCGGAGCATATGGACTCTCGCAGGCCAG TGAGGGAAGAGAAACCTGAGGACCGAGACCTTCTGTCGGACCTGCAGGATATCAGCGACAGCGAGAGGAAGACCAGCACAGCAGCATCATCCTCAG gaTCTGGTTCAGgctctgaggaggaggaggaagaggatgaagaagaagcagaagaggaagatgatgaggaggaggagtcgAGCAGCCACAGTGAAGGCGAAGAGGAAGAGTCTGCCTCCAACTCAGGTGGCTCTATGCAGAGTGCAG atGATGTGAGTGAGGAGGAGCATTCCGAAGAAAACTATGAGGATGATCGAGAGAACGGGAACCACGTTCCTGCTG TACCCGAGTCCCGCTTTGACCACGACTCGGAGGAGAGCGTCGATGAAGAAGAGGTGGAGGACGGCGACGTCACGCCCCAGTCCCACTCGCGCTCCGCCACGCCTGAGGAGAACTACATCCCTGACTCGCCGCCCATCTCCCCTGTGGAACTGAAGAAAGAGCTGCCCAAGTACCTTCCTGCTTTCCAG GGCTGTCGCAGTGTTGAGGAGTTCCAGTGCTTGAACCGCATCGAAGAAGGTACCTACGGGGTGGTCTACAGAGCCAAGGACAAGAAGACAG ATGAGATTGTGGCCCTCAAGAGGCTCAAaatggagaaggagaaagaagggTTTCCCATAACTTCCCTGAGAGAAATCAACACCATTCTGAAGGCTCAGCACCCCAACATTGTCACTGTGAGG GAGATCGTTGTCGGGAGCAACATGGACAAGATCTACATTGTCATGAACTACGTGGAGCATGACCTCAAGAGCCTCATGGAGACAATGAAACAACCctttctgccag GCCAAGGTGAGGTGAAGACCCTCATGATCCAGCTGCTGCGCGGAGTCCGTCACCTCCATGACAACTGGATCTTGCATCGAGACCTGAAGACTTCTAACCTGCTGCTCAGCCACAAAGGCATCCTGAAG GTGGGCGACTTTGGCCTCGCCCGTGAGTACGGCTCACCCCTCAAGCCCTACACCCCTGTGGTGGTGACGCTGTGGTACCGTGCccctgagctcctcctgggtgccAAG GAGTACTCCACGGCTGTGGACATGTGGTCTGTCGGCTGCATTTTCGGCGAGCTCTTGACCCAGAAGCCTCTCTTCCCCGGCAAGTCTGAGATCGACCAGATCAACAAGATCTTCAAG GACTTGGGCTCACCCAGCGAGAAGATCTGGCCTGGCTACAACGAACTGCCCGCTCTCAAGAAGATGTCCTTCACAGAGTACCCGTACAACAACCTGCGCAAGCGCTTCGGGGCCCTGCTCTCCGACCTGGGCTTTGACCTCATGAACAA GTTCCTCACCTACTGCCCCAGCAAACGCATCTCAGCCGAGGAGGCGCTAAAGCACGAGTATTTCCGCGAGACGCCGCTGCCCATTGAGCCATCCATGTTTCCCACGTGGCCGGCCAAAAGCGAGCAGCAGCGGGTGAAGCGAGGAACGAGCCCGAAGCCCCCAGAAGGCGGCTTGGGCTACAGCCAGCTG GGAGATGACGACTTGAAAGAGACGGGCTTTCATCTGACCACCACCAACCAGGGGGCATCTGCAGCTGGACCTGGGTTCAGCCTCAAGTTCTGA
- the cdk11b gene encoding cyclin-dependent kinase 11B isoform X7: protein MGDEKDTWKVKTLDEILQEKKRRKELEEKTDPKRQKTADDREAKRDTPEEGELRDNRMEITIRNSPYVREDSTEDRGEEDESLAIKPPQQMARKDKSHHRKEEKRKDKRRHRSHSAEGGKHMRSKEKEKERENERRKRQREEQDKARRDWERQKRRELARAHSRRERDRLEQLERQRERERKLREQQQKEQRELKERERRVEERRKEREARREAPSHHRGALDEYSEKSRQSHRSRSPIRPLRERPEHMDSRRPVREEKPEDRDLLSDLQDISDSERKTSTAASSSGSGSGSEEEEEEDEEEAEEEDDEEEESSSHSEGEEEESASNSGGSMQSADDVSEEEHSEENYEDDRENGNHVPAVPESRFDHDSEESVDEEEVEDGDVTPQSHSRSATPEENYIPDSPPISPVELKKELPKYLPAFQGCRSVEEFQCLNRIEEGTYGVVYRAKDKKTDEIVALKRLKMEKEKEGFPITSLREINTILKAQHPNIVTVREIVVGSNMDKIYIVMNYVEHDLKSLMETMKQPFLPGEVKTLMIQLLRGVRHLHDNWILHRDLKTSNLLLSHKGILKVGDFGLAREYGSPLKPYTPVVVTLWYRAPELLLGAKEYSTAVDMWSVGCIFGELLTQKPLFPGKSEIDQINKIFKDLGSPSEKIWPGYNELPALKKMSFTEYPYNNLRKRFGALLSDLGFDLMNKFLTYCPSKRISAEEALKHEYFRETPLPIEPSMFPTWPAKSEQQRVKRGTSPKPPEGGLGYSQLGDDDLKETGFHLTTTNQGASAAGPGFSLKF from the exons ATGGGGGACGAGAAGGACACGTGGAAGGTGAAGACGCTGGATGAGATTCTTCAAGAAAAGAAACGCAGGAAAGAGCTGGAAGAAAAGACAGACCCCAAGCGCCAAAAAACC GCTGATGACCGGGAAGCCAAGCGTGACACCCCAGAGGAAGGAGAGTTGCGGGACAACAGGATGGAAATAACAATCCGGAACTCTCCATACGTGCGCGAGGACTCCACGGAAGACAG AGGGGAAGAGGACGAATCCCTGGCCATCAAACCCCCGCAGCAGATGGCGAGAAAAGACAAATCGCAccacaggaaggaggagaagaggaaggacaaGAGGAGGCATCGCAGTCATTCTGCAGAAGGCG GGAAGCACATGCGCtcaaaggagaaggagaaagagcgGGAGAATGAGCGACGCAAGCGGCAGCGTGAGGAGCAGGACAAGGCACGCCGAGATTGGGAGCGTCAGAAGCGACGGGAGCTGGCCCGGGCACACTCGCGCAGAGAGAG GGACCGCTTAGAGCAGTTGGAGCGGCAGCGGGAGCGAGAACGCAAGCtcagggagcagcagcagaaagagcagCGGGAGCTAAAGGAGCGCGAGCGCAGGGTTGAAGAGCGCCGCAAGGAACGCGAAGCACGCAGGGAAG CACCATCCCACCACCGGGGAGCGCTGGACGAATACAGTGAGAAGTCGAGACAAAGCCACCGCAGCCGAAGTCCCATCAGGCCTCTGCGTGAGCGGCCGGAGCATATGGACTCTCGCAGGCCAG TGAGGGAAGAGAAACCTGAGGACCGAGACCTTCTGTCGGACCTGCAGGATATCAGCGACAGCGAGAGGAAGACCAGCACAGCAGCATCATCCTCAG gaTCTGGTTCAGgctctgaggaggaggaggaagaggatgaagaagaagcagaagaggaagatgatgaggaggaggagtcgAGCAGCCACAGTGAAGGCGAAGAGGAAGAGTCTGCCTCCAACTCAGGTGGCTCTATGCAGAGTGCAG atGATGTGAGTGAGGAGGAGCATTCCGAAGAAAACTATGAGGATGATCGAGAGAACGGGAACCACGTTCCTGCTG TACCCGAGTCCCGCTTTGACCACGACTCGGAGGAGAGCGTCGATGAAGAAGAGGTGGAGGACGGCGACGTCACGCCCCAGTCCCACTCGCGCTCCGCCACGCCTGAGGAGAACTACATCCCTGACTCGCCGCCCATCTCCCCTGTGGAACTGAAGAAAGAGCTGCCCAAGTACCTTCCTGCTTTCCAG GGCTGTCGCAGTGTTGAGGAGTTCCAGTGCTTGAACCGCATCGAAGAAGGTACCTACGGGGTGGTCTACAGAGCCAAGGACAAGAAGACAG ATGAGATTGTGGCCCTCAAGAGGCTCAAaatggagaaggagaaagaagggTTTCCCATAACTTCCCTGAGAGAAATCAACACCATTCTGAAGGCTCAGCACCCCAACATTGTCACTGTGAGG GAGATCGTTGTCGGGAGCAACATGGACAAGATCTACATTGTCATGAACTACGTGGAGCATGACCTCAAGAGCCTCATGGAGACAATGAAACAACCctttctgccag GTGAGGTGAAGACCCTCATGATCCAGCTGCTGCGCGGAGTCCGTCACCTCCATGACAACTGGATCTTGCATCGAGACCTGAAGACTTCTAACCTGCTGCTCAGCCACAAAGGCATCCTGAAG GTGGGCGACTTTGGCCTCGCCCGTGAGTACGGCTCACCCCTCAAGCCCTACACCCCTGTGGTGGTGACGCTGTGGTACCGTGCccctgagctcctcctgggtgccAAG GAGTACTCCACGGCTGTGGACATGTGGTCTGTCGGCTGCATTTTCGGCGAGCTCTTGACCCAGAAGCCTCTCTTCCCCGGCAAGTCTGAGATCGACCAGATCAACAAGATCTTCAAG GACTTGGGCTCACCCAGCGAGAAGATCTGGCCTGGCTACAACGAACTGCCCGCTCTCAAGAAGATGTCCTTCACAGAGTACCCGTACAACAACCTGCGCAAGCGCTTCGGGGCCCTGCTCTCCGACCTGGGCTTTGACCTCATGAACAA GTTCCTCACCTACTGCCCCAGCAAACGCATCTCAGCCGAGGAGGCGCTAAAGCACGAGTATTTCCGCGAGACGCCGCTGCCCATTGAGCCATCCATGTTTCCCACGTGGCCGGCCAAAAGCGAGCAGCAGCGGGTGAAGCGAGGAACGAGCCCGAAGCCCCCAGAAGGCGGCTTGGGCTACAGCCAGCTG GGAGATGACGACTTGAAAGAGACGGGCTTTCATCTGACCACCACCAACCAGGGGGCATCTGCAGCTGGACCTGGGTTCAGCCTCAAGTTCTGA
- the cdk11b gene encoding cyclin-dependent kinase 11B isoform X3: MGDEKDTWKVKTLDEILQEKKRRKELEEKTDPKRQKTADDREAKRDTPEEGELRDNRMEITIRNSPYVREDSTEDRGEEDESLAIKPPQQMARKDKSHHRKEEKRKDKRRHRSHSAEGGKHMRSKEKEKERENERRKRQREEQDKARRDWERQKRRELARAHSRRERPPDRRPPSPPPSATRRDRLEQLERQRERERKLREQQQKEQRELKERERRVEERRKEREARREAPSHHRGALDEYSEKSRQSHRSRSPIRPLRERPEHMDSRRPAVREEKPEDRDLLSDLQDISDSERKTSTAASSSGSGSGSEEEEEEDEEEAEEEDDEEEESSSHSEGEEEESASNSGGSMQSADDVSEEEHSEENYEDDRENGNHVPAVPESRFDHDSEESVDEEEVEDGDVTPQSHSRSATPEENYIPDSPPISPVELKKELPKYLPAFQGCRSVEEFQCLNRIEEGTYGVVYRAKDKKTDEIVALKRLKMEKEKEGFPITSLREINTILKAQHPNIVTVREIVVGSNMDKIYIVMNYVEHDLKSLMETMKQPFLPGEVKTLMIQLLRGVRHLHDNWILHRDLKTSNLLLSHKGILKVGDFGLAREYGSPLKPYTPVVVTLWYRAPELLLGAKEYSTAVDMWSVGCIFGELLTQKPLFPGKSEIDQINKIFKDLGSPSEKIWPGYNELPALKKMSFTEYPYNNLRKRFGALLSDLGFDLMNKFLTYCPSKRISAEEALKHEYFRETPLPIEPSMFPTWPAKSEQQRVKRGTSPKPPEGGLGYSQLGDDDLKETGFHLTTTNQGASAAGPGFSLKF, from the exons ATGGGGGACGAGAAGGACACGTGGAAGGTGAAGACGCTGGATGAGATTCTTCAAGAAAAGAAACGCAGGAAAGAGCTGGAAGAAAAGACAGACCCCAAGCGCCAAAAAACC GCTGATGACCGGGAAGCCAAGCGTGACACCCCAGAGGAAGGAGAGTTGCGGGACAACAGGATGGAAATAACAATCCGGAACTCTCCATACGTGCGCGAGGACTCCACGGAAGACAG AGGGGAAGAGGACGAATCCCTGGCCATCAAACCCCCGCAGCAGATGGCGAGAAAAGACAAATCGCAccacaggaaggaggagaagaggaaggacaaGAGGAGGCATCGCAGTCATTCTGCAGAAGGCG GGAAGCACATGCGCtcaaaggagaaggagaaagagcgGGAGAATGAGCGACGCAAGCGGCAGCGTGAGGAGCAGGACAAGGCACGCCGAGATTGGGAGCGTCAGAAGCGACGGGAGCTGGCCCGGGCACACTCGCGCAGAGAGAG ACCCCCTGACAGGCGTCCCCCGTCTCCTCCTCCATCCGCGACGCGCAGGGACCGCTTAGAGCAGTTGGAGCGGCAGCGGGAGCGAGAACGCAAGCtcagggagcagcagcagaaagagcagCGGGAGCTAAAGGAGCGCGAGCGCAGGGTTGAAGAGCGCCGCAAGGAACGCGAAGCACGCAGGGAAG CACCATCCCACCACCGGGGAGCGCTGGACGAATACAGTGAGAAGTCGAGACAAAGCCACCGCAGCCGAAGTCCCATCAGGCCTCTGCGTGAGCGGCCGGAGCATATGGACTCTCGCAGGCCAG CAGTGAGGGAAGAGAAACCTGAGGACCGAGACCTTCTGTCGGACCTGCAGGATATCAGCGACAGCGAGAGGAAGACCAGCACAGCAGCATCATCCTCAG gaTCTGGTTCAGgctctgaggaggaggaggaagaggatgaagaagaagcagaagaggaagatgatgaggaggaggagtcgAGCAGCCACAGTGAAGGCGAAGAGGAAGAGTCTGCCTCCAACTCAGGTGGCTCTATGCAGAGTGCAG atGATGTGAGTGAGGAGGAGCATTCCGAAGAAAACTATGAGGATGATCGAGAGAACGGGAACCACGTTCCTGCTG TACCCGAGTCCCGCTTTGACCACGACTCGGAGGAGAGCGTCGATGAAGAAGAGGTGGAGGACGGCGACGTCACGCCCCAGTCCCACTCGCGCTCCGCCACGCCTGAGGAGAACTACATCCCTGACTCGCCGCCCATCTCCCCTGTGGAACTGAAGAAAGAGCTGCCCAAGTACCTTCCTGCTTTCCAG GGCTGTCGCAGTGTTGAGGAGTTCCAGTGCTTGAACCGCATCGAAGAAGGTACCTACGGGGTGGTCTACAGAGCCAAGGACAAGAAGACAG ATGAGATTGTGGCCCTCAAGAGGCTCAAaatggagaaggagaaagaagggTTTCCCATAACTTCCCTGAGAGAAATCAACACCATTCTGAAGGCTCAGCACCCCAACATTGTCACTGTGAGG GAGATCGTTGTCGGGAGCAACATGGACAAGATCTACATTGTCATGAACTACGTGGAGCATGACCTCAAGAGCCTCATGGAGACAATGAAACAACCctttctgccag GTGAGGTGAAGACCCTCATGATCCAGCTGCTGCGCGGAGTCCGTCACCTCCATGACAACTGGATCTTGCATCGAGACCTGAAGACTTCTAACCTGCTGCTCAGCCACAAAGGCATCCTGAAG GTGGGCGACTTTGGCCTCGCCCGTGAGTACGGCTCACCCCTCAAGCCCTACACCCCTGTGGTGGTGACGCTGTGGTACCGTGCccctgagctcctcctgggtgccAAG GAGTACTCCACGGCTGTGGACATGTGGTCTGTCGGCTGCATTTTCGGCGAGCTCTTGACCCAGAAGCCTCTCTTCCCCGGCAAGTCTGAGATCGACCAGATCAACAAGATCTTCAAG GACTTGGGCTCACCCAGCGAGAAGATCTGGCCTGGCTACAACGAACTGCCCGCTCTCAAGAAGATGTCCTTCACAGAGTACCCGTACAACAACCTGCGCAAGCGCTTCGGGGCCCTGCTCTCCGACCTGGGCTTTGACCTCATGAACAA GTTCCTCACCTACTGCCCCAGCAAACGCATCTCAGCCGAGGAGGCGCTAAAGCACGAGTATTTCCGCGAGACGCCGCTGCCCATTGAGCCATCCATGTTTCCCACGTGGCCGGCCAAAAGCGAGCAGCAGCGGGTGAAGCGAGGAACGAGCCCGAAGCCCCCAGAAGGCGGCTTGGGCTACAGCCAGCTG GGAGATGACGACTTGAAAGAGACGGGCTTTCATCTGACCACCACCAACCAGGGGGCATCTGCAGCTGGACCTGGGTTCAGCCTCAAGTTCTGA
- the cdk11b gene encoding cyclin-dependent kinase 11B isoform X1 — protein MGDEKDTWKVKTLDEILQEKKRRKELEEKTDPKRQKTADDREAKRDTPEEGELRDNRMEITIRNSPYVREDSTEDRGEEDESLAIKPPQQMARKDKSHHRKEEKRKDKRRHRSHSAEGGKHMRSKEKEKERENERRKRQREEQDKARRDWERQKRRELARAHSRRERPPDRRPPSPPPSATRRDRLEQLERQRERERKLREQQQKEQRELKERERRVEERRKEREARREAPSHHRGALDEYSEKSRQSHRSRSPIRPLRERPEHMDSRRPAVREEKPEDRDLLSDLQDISDSERKTSTAASSSGSGSGSEEEEEEDEEEAEEEDDEEEESSSHSEGEEEESASNSGGSMQSADDVSEEEHSEENYEDDRENGNHVPAVPESRFDHDSEESVDEEEVEDGDVTPQSHSRSATPEENYIPDSPPISPVELKKELPKYLPAFQGCRSVEEFQCLNRIEEGTYGVVYRAKDKKTDEIVALKRLKMEKEKEGFPITSLREINTILKAQHPNIVTVREIVVGSNMDKIYIVMNYVEHDLKSLMETMKQPFLPGQGEVKTLMIQLLRGVRHLHDNWILHRDLKTSNLLLSHKGILKVGDFGLAREYGSPLKPYTPVVVTLWYRAPELLLGAKEYSTAVDMWSVGCIFGELLTQKPLFPGKSEIDQINKIFKDLGSPSEKIWPGYNELPALKKMSFTEYPYNNLRKRFGALLSDLGFDLMNKFLTYCPSKRISAEEALKHEYFRETPLPIEPSMFPTWPAKSEQQRVKRGTSPKPPEGGLGYSQLGDDDLKETGFHLTTTNQGASAAGPGFSLKF, from the exons ATGGGGGACGAGAAGGACACGTGGAAGGTGAAGACGCTGGATGAGATTCTTCAAGAAAAGAAACGCAGGAAAGAGCTGGAAGAAAAGACAGACCCCAAGCGCCAAAAAACC GCTGATGACCGGGAAGCCAAGCGTGACACCCCAGAGGAAGGAGAGTTGCGGGACAACAGGATGGAAATAACAATCCGGAACTCTCCATACGTGCGCGAGGACTCCACGGAAGACAG AGGGGAAGAGGACGAATCCCTGGCCATCAAACCCCCGCAGCAGATGGCGAGAAAAGACAAATCGCAccacaggaaggaggagaagaggaaggacaaGAGGAGGCATCGCAGTCATTCTGCAGAAGGCG GGAAGCACATGCGCtcaaaggagaaggagaaagagcgGGAGAATGAGCGACGCAAGCGGCAGCGTGAGGAGCAGGACAAGGCACGCCGAGATTGGGAGCGTCAGAAGCGACGGGAGCTGGCCCGGGCACACTCGCGCAGAGAGAG ACCCCCTGACAGGCGTCCCCCGTCTCCTCCTCCATCCGCGACGCGCAGGGACCGCTTAGAGCAGTTGGAGCGGCAGCGGGAGCGAGAACGCAAGCtcagggagcagcagcagaaagagcagCGGGAGCTAAAGGAGCGCGAGCGCAGGGTTGAAGAGCGCCGCAAGGAACGCGAAGCACGCAGGGAAG CACCATCCCACCACCGGGGAGCGCTGGACGAATACAGTGAGAAGTCGAGACAAAGCCACCGCAGCCGAAGTCCCATCAGGCCTCTGCGTGAGCGGCCGGAGCATATGGACTCTCGCAGGCCAG CAGTGAGGGAAGAGAAACCTGAGGACCGAGACCTTCTGTCGGACCTGCAGGATATCAGCGACAGCGAGAGGAAGACCAGCACAGCAGCATCATCCTCAG gaTCTGGTTCAGgctctgaggaggaggaggaagaggatgaagaagaagcagaagaggaagatgatgaggaggaggagtcgAGCAGCCACAGTGAAGGCGAAGAGGAAGAGTCTGCCTCCAACTCAGGTGGCTCTATGCAGAGTGCAG atGATGTGAGTGAGGAGGAGCATTCCGAAGAAAACTATGAGGATGATCGAGAGAACGGGAACCACGTTCCTGCTG TACCCGAGTCCCGCTTTGACCACGACTCGGAGGAGAGCGTCGATGAAGAAGAGGTGGAGGACGGCGACGTCACGCCCCAGTCCCACTCGCGCTCCGCCACGCCTGAGGAGAACTACATCCCTGACTCGCCGCCCATCTCCCCTGTGGAACTGAAGAAAGAGCTGCCCAAGTACCTTCCTGCTTTCCAG GGCTGTCGCAGTGTTGAGGAGTTCCAGTGCTTGAACCGCATCGAAGAAGGTACCTACGGGGTGGTCTACAGAGCCAAGGACAAGAAGACAG ATGAGATTGTGGCCCTCAAGAGGCTCAAaatggagaaggagaaagaagggTTTCCCATAACTTCCCTGAGAGAAATCAACACCATTCTGAAGGCTCAGCACCCCAACATTGTCACTGTGAGG GAGATCGTTGTCGGGAGCAACATGGACAAGATCTACATTGTCATGAACTACGTGGAGCATGACCTCAAGAGCCTCATGGAGACAATGAAACAACCctttctgccag GCCAAGGTGAGGTGAAGACCCTCATGATCCAGCTGCTGCGCGGAGTCCGTCACCTCCATGACAACTGGATCTTGCATCGAGACCTGAAGACTTCTAACCTGCTGCTCAGCCACAAAGGCATCCTGAAG GTGGGCGACTTTGGCCTCGCCCGTGAGTACGGCTCACCCCTCAAGCCCTACACCCCTGTGGTGGTGACGCTGTGGTACCGTGCccctgagctcctcctgggtgccAAG GAGTACTCCACGGCTGTGGACATGTGGTCTGTCGGCTGCATTTTCGGCGAGCTCTTGACCCAGAAGCCTCTCTTCCCCGGCAAGTCTGAGATCGACCAGATCAACAAGATCTTCAAG GACTTGGGCTCACCCAGCGAGAAGATCTGGCCTGGCTACAACGAACTGCCCGCTCTCAAGAAGATGTCCTTCACAGAGTACCCGTACAACAACCTGCGCAAGCGCTTCGGGGCCCTGCTCTCCGACCTGGGCTTTGACCTCATGAACAA GTTCCTCACCTACTGCCCCAGCAAACGCATCTCAGCCGAGGAGGCGCTAAAGCACGAGTATTTCCGCGAGACGCCGCTGCCCATTGAGCCATCCATGTTTCCCACGTGGCCGGCCAAAAGCGAGCAGCAGCGGGTGAAGCGAGGAACGAGCCCGAAGCCCCCAGAAGGCGGCTTGGGCTACAGCCAGCTG GGAGATGACGACTTGAAAGAGACGGGCTTTCATCTGACCACCACCAACCAGGGGGCATCTGCAGCTGGACCTGGGTTCAGCCTCAAGTTCTGA